CATTGGGCATCAGGTCATTGGTGGGGTCAAACTCCACCCACCCCAATTCCGGCACAAAGATGGCAAACCAGGCATGAGAAGCATCGGCACCGACCAACTTTTCCTCGCCAGGTGGTGGCAAGGTTTCCAGATAACCGCTGATATAACGCGCCGGTAAGCCCACTGAGCGAATACAGGAAATGGCGAAATGTGCAAAATCCTGGCACACACCGCGGCGTTCTTTCAGTACCTGTTCTGCTGGGGTACTGATACTGGTCGCGGTGGCATCAAAGGTAAATTCCTGGAAAATTTTATGGGTGAAATCCAGCGCTGCCTGCAATACCGAGACACTGTCGGCAAAGGTATCCGCCGCATACGCTGCCAGTTTGGCAGAACGATGAATATGAGTGGAATCCAGCAGATACTCCTTCACCATCCGTAATTCCGGAGTATCGGCCTGCGCCAACATCTGTCTGAGTTCACCGCAGGTCGGCACCTGCAGGCTCAGCTGATTAGGCAAATCCTGTTCATCGATATCAAACACACTCTCCACTTCGATAAGGAGTTTTTTATGGGCTTCCTGAATCGAGAAATAAAAAGTTTCATTACCAAAATAATCTTCACCCGCGCTTTGATATATCGGCGTTGGCGTCACCTTAATTCGCCGACTCAGGCAGTGTTGCTTTTGGGTATCACGCGGCAACAGATGGGTCATGTTGTAGCAGAGCGTAACGGGCGCAGCGTAATGGTACTCGGTTAGATGCCGGACTTGATATCTCATAATCCCACCTTCCATTTCGCTTTGATCAGCTGTTGTGGTCCCGCCGTATGATCAAAATACTTATCGCTAAGTAATGACGTAAACTGTTCTAATTGTTGAATGATTTGACTCATCAACTGTTCCAGATTGTGCCGACTGCG
This portion of the Shewanella yunxiaonensis genome encodes:
- a CDS encoding transglutaminase family protein; translated protein: MRYQVRHLTEYHYAAPVTLCYNMTHLLPRDTQKQHCLSRRIKVTPTPIYQSAGEDYFGNETFYFSIQEAHKKLLIEVESVFDIDEQDLPNQLSLQVPTCGELRQMLAQADTPELRMVKEYLLDSTHIHRSAKLAAYAADTFADSVSVLQAALDFTHKIFQEFTFDATATSISTPAEQVLKERRGVCQDFAHFAISCIRSVGLPARYISGYLETLPPPGEEKLVGADASHAWFAIFVPELGWVEFDPTNDLMPNGQHIITAWGRDYADVSPLQGVIFDGGDSQTLKVSVDVQRL